A genomic stretch from Candidatus Omnitrophota bacterium includes:
- a CDS encoding DUF2061 domain-containing protein — protein MEDHKRSIAKAVSWRLLGFCFTALIVYIVSRDMKKTLIIAGSADAVKIILYYFHERLWNKVNFGRQKPPEYQI, from the coding sequence ATGGAAGATCATAAGCGTAGTATCGCTAAAGCAGTAAGTTGGCGGTTATTGGGGTTTTGTTTTACCGCTCTTATCGTCTATATCGTAAGCAGGGACATGAAAAAGACCCTTATAATCGCCGGCAGCGCAGACGCGGTCAAGATAATCTTATATTATTTTCATGAGAGGTTATGGAACAAGGTTAACTTTGGCAGGCAAAAGCCGCCGGAATATCAGATCTAA
- a CDS encoding zinc ribbon domain-containing protein has product MPIYEYKCRDCGKVSEFLIGVTNDAVEIRCSFCNSGNLDKIFSSSFVSKGGRIIGSQGGQTCCGRTERCDTPPCSGDGVCKR; this is encoded by the coding sequence ATGCCGATTTATGAATATAAATGCAGGGATTGCGGTAAAGTGAGCGAGTTTTTGATCGGAGTTACTAATGACGCCGTTGAAATCAGGTGTAGTTTCTGCAACAGCGGTAATTTAGATAAAATATTTTCCTCGAGTTTCGTGTCTAAAGGCGGCCGCATAATTGGCTCTCAGGGAGGGCAAACCTGCTGCGGCAGGACGGAAAGGTGCGATACGCCGCCTTGTTCAGGAGACGGGGTTTGTAAAAGATGA
- a CDS encoding class I SAM-dependent methyltransferase: MTHVFDRYYKKYDAWYDRHRFAFLSELEAIKKVLPRDGKGLEIGVGTGRFAAALGITTGIDPSRNMLEIAQERGVNVRFGFGEDVPFLNDTFDRVAIIITLCFVKDPQKVLKEAKRVLKKSGRIIIGIIDKDSFLGKFYQRKKSIFYKRARFFSVKEAARLLKEAGFINLSYYQTLFRTPDKVDSIEKPKRGFGKGGFVAISGEKR, encoded by the coding sequence ATGACTCATGTTTTCGATAGATATTATAAGAAATATGATGCCTGGTATGACAGGCATAGATTCGCGTTTTTATCGGAACTGGAGGCCATAAAAAAGGTGCTGCCGCGAGATGGAAAAGGGCTGGAAATTGGCGTAGGCACAGGCAGGTTTGCCGCTGCTTTAGGCATTACAACGGGGATAGACCCTTCGCGTAATATGCTTGAGATCGCTCAGGAGAGAGGCGTGAATGTCCGTTTTGGTTTCGGTGAAGACGTCCCTTTTTTAAACGATACCTTTGATCGCGTGGCGATTATTATTACTTTATGTTTTGTAAAAGACCCTCAAAAAGTTCTTAAAGAAGCCAAAAGGGTCTTGAAAAAAAGCGGCAGGATTATTATCGGCATCATAGATAAGGATAGTTTCTTAGGTAAATTCTATCAGAGAAAGAAAAGTATTTTTTATAAGCGGGCAAGGTTTTTCAGCGTTAAAGAGGCCGCGCGGTTGCTCAAAGAGGCAGGGTTTATTAATCTCTCTTATTATCAGACATTATTCAGGACTCCGGATAAGGTGGATTCAATTGAGAAACCCAAAAGAGGTTTTGGTAAGGGCGGTTTTGTGGCGATATCGGGAGAAAAGAGATGA
- a CDS encoding phosphoadenylyl-sulfate reductase has translation MSLLRNKDDLRSLVETLNFKEKVERSKQLIREAYEVYGDSLVVANSLGKDSVAVWDLAKKVNPKIRGFIVTTRFKPPETIKFMNEVAADYPELKIYKSDAKIENGLYGKNPDLCCDILKVEPVKRAVEEMGVKCWVTGLRCTEGRTRTDFKEIEERDEGLIKLNPILIWKEREVWQYLALYGVKVNPLYAEGYRSLGCAPCTRITNEDNERAGRWIGTSKCGGECGIHTRPLKSK, from the coding sequence ATGAGCCTGTTGCGAAACAAGGATGACTTAAGGTCATTGGTCGAAACACTTAATTTCAAGGAAAAGGTTGAAAGATCCAAACAGCTTATAAGGGAGGCATACGAGGTATACGGTGATTCGTTAGTCGTGGCCAACAGTTTAGGCAAGGATTCTGTCGCTGTATGGGATCTGGCCAAGAAGGTCAACCCCAAAATACGCGGTTTTATCGTTACTACCAGATTTAAGCCGCCTGAGACAATAAAGTTTATGAATGAAGTAGCCGCTGATTATCCCGAGCTTAAGATCTATAAGAGCGACGCGAAAATAGAGAACGGGCTTTACGGGAAGAATCCTGATCTGTGCTGTGATATCCTGAAGGTCGAGCCGGTGAAGCGCGCCGTAGAAGAGATGGGCGTAAAATGCTGGGTAACCGGCCTGCGCTGCACCGAAGGCAGGACGCGCACGGATTTTAAAGAGATAGAAGAAAGGGATGAGGGGCTGATCAAGCTCAACCCGATCCTGATCTGGAAGGAAAGGGAGGTGTGGCAATATCTGGCATTATACGGCGTTAAGGTCAATCCTTTATATGCTGAAGGATACAGGTCATTAGGCTGCGCCCCCTGCACCAGGATAACGAATGAAGACAATGAACGAGCGGGCCGCTGGATAGGCACTAGCAAATGCGGAGGAGAATGCGGTATCCACACAAGGCCGTTGAAATCCAAATAA
- a CDS encoding DnaJ domain-containing protein encodes MADFKQIDEARKLLGLGEYASLEEIKDAYRDLSLKYHPDRCKEADKKRCEEAFKKINHAMDIIGSYCANYRYSFNEKEVRKNSMSKEEYEHLKRFFDGLFGDLDL; translated from the coding sequence ATGGCAGATTTTAAGCAGATTGATGAAGCGAGGAAATTATTAGGATTAGGGGAATACGCAAGTTTGGAGGAAATAAAAGACGCTTACCGCGATCTTAGCCTGAAGTATCATCCTGATCGATGTAAAGAGGCGGACAAAAAGCGCTGCGAGGAGGCGTTCAAAAAGATAAACCATGCGATGGATATTATCGGCAGCTACTGCGCAAATTACCGCTATTCTTTTAATGAGAAAGAGGTCAGGAAAAACAGCATGTCGAAAGAGGAATATGAACACCTTAAGAGGTTTTTCGACGGCCTGTTTGGAGATCTGGATTTATGA
- a CDS encoding FAD-dependent oxidoreductase: MNKKADILIIGAGPAGMVTAVTARRYYTDKNILVIKDVNNGCIPCGIPYMFSSLKNPQDNILGTDALAKNNIKVVVDEAFKINRGKKSVETKKGDEYAYEKLILAAGSSPIIPKIPGIDKKGVYPIHKDMDYLKACVEEIKKAKSVLIIGGGFIGVEFADEISKLPEISVHLAEVLQGLLANSFDRDFSSLVEEKLKSKGVNIILNSKIVEILGKGKVEGVRFENGKDLKVDSIILGIGALPNTKLATDADLDLGKGKGLWVDEYMRTSDPDIFAVGDCAGKRDFYTRRDTAVMLASTATAEARVAGANLYQLKVVRENKGTIAIYSTYVDGLVLGSAGLTETSAKKEGFEIIIGNTEGVDKHPKSLPGANKVKVRLIFAKQSGILMGGQVFGGISAGEMINIIGMAIQKRVSITELETLQMATHPYLTSAPTMYPIVLAAQDALGKM; this comes from the coding sequence ATGAATAAGAAAGCGGATATTCTTATCATCGGCGCCGGTCCCGCCGGAATGGTAACCGCGGTTACAGCCAGGAGGTATTATACGGATAAGAATATTTTGGTGATAAAGGATGTAAATAATGGCTGTATTCCTTGCGGGATCCCGTATATGTTCTCGAGCCTAAAGAATCCCCAGGATAATATTTTGGGGACAGATGCTTTAGCGAAGAATAACATTAAAGTTGTGGTTGATGAGGCATTTAAGATCAACCGGGGCAAAAAGAGCGTGGAAACAAAAAAGGGCGATGAATACGCTTATGAAAAGTTGATTTTAGCCGCAGGTTCTTCGCCTATTATTCCAAAAATTCCCGGTATTGATAAGAAAGGCGTCTATCCCATACATAAAGACATGGATTATCTTAAAGCTTGCGTTGAAGAAATTAAAAAGGCAAAAAGCGTTTTGATTATAGGGGGAGGTTTTATAGGGGTAGAGTTTGCGGATGAGATTTCGAAACTCCCGGAAATTAGCGTGCATTTGGCAGAGGTTCTTCAGGGATTATTGGCGAATTCTTTTGATAGGGATTTTTCATCATTGGTTGAAGAAAAACTGAAAAGTAAAGGCGTTAATATTATCTTAAATAGCAAGATTGTTGAGATTTTGGGTAAGGGAAAGGTAGAAGGCGTACGGTTTGAGAATGGCAAGGATTTAAAGGTGGATAGCATTATTTTAGGGATAGGCGCGCTTCCTAATACAAAGCTTGCAACTGACGCGGATTTGGACTTAGGCAAGGGAAAGGGGCTGTGGGTGGATGAATATATGCGTACTTCTGATCCCGATATTTTTGCGGTAGGGGATTGCGCGGGCAAAAGAGATTTTTATACGCGCAGGGATACTGCGGTTATGCTTGCTTCAACCGCTACTGCTGAAGCAAGGGTCGCGGGAGCGAATCTTTATCAATTAAAGGTTGTGCGCGAAAATAAAGGGACAATCGCAATCTACTCCACATATGTGGATGGGCTGGTTTTAGGTTCGGCAGGGCTTACGGAAACAAGCGCTAAAAAGGAGGGGTTTGAAATTATAATAGGAAACACGGAAGGGGTAGACAAGCATCCCAAGAGTTTACCCGGGGCAAATAAGGTTAAAGTGAGATTGATTTTCGCTAAACAGTCCGGGATATTAATGGGAGGGCAGGTTTTTGGAGGGATATCCGCGGGAGAGATGATTAATATTATCGGCATGGCCATTCAAAAAAGAGTTTCTATTACAGAATTAGAGACATTGCAGATGGCAACGCATCCATATTTGACAAGCGCGCCTACTATGTATCCGATTGTATTAGCGGCTCAGGATGCTTTGGGCAAGATGTAG
- a CDS encoding ATP-binding protein gives MKQIVIISGKGGTGKTVITGAFAALAKNKVMADCDVDAADLHLLLQPEIKERHDFRSGLSASIDKKTCLKCGQCLAACRFSAISDDFVIDPVSCEGCAFCSHICPVGAIRMEENLAGEWFISETRFGPMVHAKLGIAEENSGKLVSLVRKQAKELAEKRNCDWVIIDGAPGIGCPVIASLSGIDYAVVVTEPTLSGLHDADRVIGVARHFGIASKLIINKYDINVDMTGKIEGYCRNNNLDLIGKVPFDKSIVEAMVEGKTIIEYGIGKAGHEIMRAWQAIQDSLK, from the coding sequence ATGAAACAGATAGTTATCATTAGCGGAAAGGGCGGTACGGGCAAGACCGTAATTACCGGAGCGTTTGCCGCGTTAGCAAAGAATAAGGTCATGGCTGACTGCGATGTTGATGCCGCGGATTTACATTTATTATTGCAGCCAGAGATCAAAGAACGCCATGATTTCAGGAGCGGCCTGAGCGCCTCGATTGATAAAAAAACCTGCTTGAAGTGCGGACAATGCCTTGCGGCCTGCAGATTCAGCGCGATAAGCGATGATTTCGTGATTGACCCTGTTTCCTGCGAAGGGTGCGCTTTTTGCAGCCATATTTGTCCGGTTGGCGCTATAAGAATGGAAGAGAATCTTGCAGGTGAATGGTTTATTTCAGAAACGCGATTCGGCCCTATGGTGCACGCGAAACTCGGCATTGCCGAAGAGAATTCCGGGAAACTTGTTTCTCTGGTAAGGAAGCAGGCAAAAGAACTGGCAGAGAAGCGTAATTGCGATTGGGTGATCATTGACGGGGCCCCGGGCATAGGATGCCCTGTTATCGCGTCTCTTTCCGGCATTGATTACGCGGTAGTGGTCACAGAGCCCACCCTTTCCGGGCTTCACGACGCGGACAGGGTTATAGGTGTGGCCAGGCATTTCGGCATCGCAAGCAAGTTGATAATAAACAAATATGATATTAACGTTGATATGACAGGGAAAATAGAGGGGTATTGCAGGAATAATAATCTTGATTTGATCGGGAAGGTCCCCTTTGATAAATCTATAGTAGAGGCGATGGTCGAAGGTAAGACCATAATAGAATATGGCATCGGCAAGGCCGGGCATGAAATTATGCGTGCCTGGCAGGCAATACAGGATAGCCTGAAATAA
- a CDS encoding MBL fold metallo-hydrolase encodes MQIKVIFDKNVSSSDICAGWGLSFLIDNRVLFDTGPRESCFLSNIEALGVDIDELEAVVISHEHWDHEGGLPAVLKRNNRLKVYACPGFSREFKRRVRSYGAELVEADKVVSICKDVWSTGELPGLYIFRYLPEQSLVLKTQKGLTIMTGCAHPGIVKIIEYVKQNIPGNIHLVLGGYHLMDRPKMVIASIVRKFKRLGVERAAPSHCSGQNAIMLFRREYGSNFSEVKVGGIIEI; translated from the coding sequence ATGCAAATAAAAGTTATTTTTGATAAGAATGTTTCAAGCAGTGACATTTGCGCGGGTTGGGGCCTTTCGTTCTTGATAGACAACAGGGTCCTTTTTGACACCGGGCCCAGGGAAAGCTGTTTTCTCAGTAATATAGAGGCTTTGGGGGTAGATATTGATGAGTTAGAGGCAGTAGTAATATCCCATGAACACTGGGACCATGAGGGCGGATTGCCGGCAGTGCTGAAACGTAACAATAGGCTTAAGGTTTATGCCTGCCCCGGCTTTAGCAGGGAGTTCAAGCGAAGAGTAAGATCTTACGGAGCAGAATTAGTCGAAGCGGACAAGGTTGTTTCGATATGTAAAGATGTATGGAGCACAGGGGAGTTGCCCGGATTATATATCTTTCGCTATCTGCCCGAACAGTCGTTGGTCTTGAAAACGCAAAAGGGCCTGACTATAATGACCGGCTGCGCGCATCCGGGGATCGTAAAGATCATAGAGTATGTTAAACAAAATATTCCGGGGAATATCCATCTTGTATTGGGTGGTTATCATTTGATGGATAGGCCTAAAATGGTGATCGCGAGCATAGTGAGGAAGTTCAAGCGGCTGGGTGTTGAAAGGGCAGCGCCCTCTCATTGCTCCGGACAGAATGCCATAATGTTGTTTCGTAGAGAATACGGCAGTAATTTTTCCGAGGTAAAAGTAGGGGGGATTATAGAGATATAA
- a CDS encoding ARMT1-like domain-containing protein: protein MKTYLDCVPCFFRQALEGARIVQASPKQQKQIIDAFARKIPEISLEASPPEIAGFGYALLKRISPNGDPYKQIKQRSNRIALRLLGKLRNKIDHSRDRILAALELAIAGNIIDFGVKNNLNVKAELKRILAQERKSIHRKSIFHYSEFRRALKGAVDILYLADNAGEVVFDRVLIEEMKKEYPDKNIYYAVKARPIINDALLEDAKACGIDKEARVISNGTEAPGTILSLCSKEFKRIYKSADLVISKGQGNFESLSQEKRPIFFLFMVKCPVVAKETGCKMGNIVLLYNLKKNGTLKN, encoded by the coding sequence ATGAAGACCTATTTAGATTGCGTCCCTTGCTTCTTCCGCCAGGCGCTGGAGGGCGCGCGAATCGTTCAGGCATCGCCAAAACAACAAAAGCAGATTATAGACGCATTTGCCAGGAAGATACCGGAGATTTCGCTTGAAGCCAGCCCTCCCGAAATAGCCGGGTTTGGATACGCCCTTTTAAAAAGAATAAGCCCCAACGGCGATCCTTATAAACAAATAAAGCAAAGAAGCAATCGTATTGCTTTACGGCTATTAGGTAAATTAAGGAATAAAATTGATCATTCCCGGGACCGAATCTTGGCAGCGTTAGAGCTGGCAATTGCCGGCAATATTATAGATTTTGGCGTTAAAAATAATTTAAATGTAAAAGCGGAATTGAAGAGGATACTCGCGCAAGAACGTAAGAGCATTCATAGAAAATCCATATTTCATTATTCAGAATTCAGGCGGGCATTAAAAGGGGCGGTAGATATTTTATATCTGGCTGATAATGCCGGAGAGGTTGTCTTCGACCGGGTTTTAATTGAAGAAATGAAAAAAGAGTATCCGGATAAGAATATTTATTACGCTGTTAAGGCAAGGCCTATTATAAATGACGCCTTGCTAGAAGACGCAAAGGCCTGCGGAATTGATAAAGAGGCAAGGGTGATCTCTAACGGTACTGAAGCCCCGGGCACGATACTTTCCTTATGCTCAAAAGAATTTAAGCGGATTTATAAGAGCGCTGATTTAGTAATCAGCAAGGGCCAGGGAAATTTCGAATCTTTATCACAAGAAAAAAGGCCTATTTTTTTCTTGTTTATGGTCAAATGCCCGGTGGTGGCAAAGGAAACCGGCTGTAAAATGGGGAATATAGTATTACTCTATAATTTAAAGAAAAATGGAACCCTTAAAAATTAA
- a CDS encoding Rrf2 family transcriptional regulator, translated as MRLSAKADYACRAVVELALRYNGDAPVRLSVISQSQRIPRNFLTQLLIRLKNAGIVNSARGISGGYSLARHPSLITLLDVLKAIDSSIVDRPKPGKPSARIDSRKIISDIMDEISAGAVKRLQGITLEAVAAKLKNEQPTYYI; from the coding sequence ATGAGGTTGTCTGCTAAAGCTGATTACGCCTGCAGGGCGGTGGTAGAGCTGGCGCTGCGTTATAACGGGGATGCGCCTGTCCGGTTAAGCGTAATTTCACAGAGCCAGAGGATCCCCAGGAATTTTCTCACGCAGCTGCTCATACGCCTGAAAAATGCCGGTATCGTGAACAGCGCGAGAGGCATATCAGGAGGGTATTCTTTGGCAAGGCATCCATCCCTGATAACCCTTTTGGATGTCCTTAAGGCAATTGACAGCAGCATAGTTGATCGCCCTAAGCCGGGGAAGCCGTCGGCGAGGATCGACTCGCGCAAGATCATCTCGGATATAATGGATGAGATAAGCGCCGGAGCGGTAAAGCGCTTACAGGGGATAACGCTTGAGGCCGTGGCCGCTAAACTTAAGAACGAGCAGCCGACCTACTATATTTAA
- a CDS encoding DUF169 domain-containing protein, translated as MENIHQRFSDKFGSHWIKVKFYREKPECEAKRLKGVRFCEATKEAILYPVLLDKESVICSGAQHAFGWNALSQDMLLQGCGDKRGAQADTLESILSRSPRLQDAFEHIGLNTEDAPDLVMSYMPPQQVMELIKVYHNKKGSSLDVSLCTMMAVCGGIAVRTYLEEKISFSFGCDDSRRLADMRRDKLAVGIPRRMFDLFVD; from the coding sequence ATGGAAAATATTCATCAAAGGTTTTCTGATAAGTTCGGGAGCCATTGGATTAAGGTGAAATTTTACCGGGAGAAACCGGAGTGCGAAGCTAAACGATTAAAGGGGGTAAGATTTTGCGAGGCAACAAAAGAGGCGATTTTATACCCCGTTTTGCTGGATAAGGAGAGCGTTATATGCTCCGGCGCGCAGCATGCCTTTGGCTGGAACGCTCTTTCCCAAGACATGCTTTTGCAGGGCTGCGGCGATAAGAGAGGCGCGCAGGCGGATACCCTGGAATCTATACTGTCACGATCGCCTCGCTTACAAGACGCCTTCGAGCATATAGGGCTGAATACCGAAGATGCCCCTGACCTTGTTATGTCGTATATGCCGCCCCAGCAGGTTATGGAATTGATAAAGGTCTATCATAATAAAAAAGGCAGCAGCCTGGATGTTTCTCTGTGTACAATGATGGCTGTTTGCGGGGGGATAGCGGTAAGGACATATTTAGAGGAAAAGATAAGTTTTTCCTTTGGTTGTGATGATTCACGCAGGTTAGCCGACATGCGAAGGGATAAATTGGCGGTCGGTATCCCGAGAAGGATGTTCGACCTATTCGTGGATTAA
- a CDS encoding radical SAM protein, giving the protein MSSKTYKYIYGPVPSWRLGSSLGIDPLSQGAKVCTFNCIYCQLGTGGIFTGERKALVPAAEIMDELDSLPPLTIDYITFSGTGEPTLAGNLGQMIKAVKKIRNEKVAVLTNSSLIHREDVQKDIFCADFVVAKLDAVSQKVFELVNQPMKDIKVDTIIQAIKDFKSRYLGKLALQIMFIEQNKNHAPEIAKIAKEINPDEVQLNTPLRPCRVKPLSRQELDEIKRYFEGLKVISVYEAGIKKVKPVSDEDTLKRRGKVK; this is encoded by the coding sequence ATGAGTAGTAAAACTTATAAATATATTTATGGGCCTGTGCCTTCCTGGCGGCTGGGCAGTTCACTGGGGATAGACCCTCTTTCGCAGGGCGCAAAGGTATGCACATTTAACTGCATTTACTGCCAATTGGGCACAGGCGGGATTTTTACCGGTGAACGAAAGGCGCTGGTTCCGGCGGCAGAGATAATGGATGAATTGGATTCGCTGCCGCCGTTGACTATAGATTATATAACCTTTTCCGGCACCGGTGAGCCTACCTTAGCCGGCAACTTAGGACAAATGATAAAGGCCGTAAAAAAAATAAGGAACGAAAAGGTCGCGGTGCTGACAAATTCTTCGTTGATACACAGAGAAGACGTTCAAAAGGACATATTTTGCGCGGATTTTGTTGTTGCCAAATTAGACGCTGTTTCGCAAAAGGTATTTGAGCTGGTTAACCAACCGATGAAAGATATTAAGGTCGATACTATTATCCAGGCAATAAAAGATTTTAAAAGCCGTTATTTGGGAAAATTGGCATTGCAGATTATGTTTATAGAGCAAAATAAAAATCATGCTCCGGAGATCGCGAAGATCGCAAAAGAGATAAATCCTGATGAAGTCCAGCTTAATACGCCTCTTAGGCCGTGCAGAGTAAAGCCTCTGTCCAGGCAAGAATTGGATGAAATAAAAAGATATTTTGAAGGTTTAAAGGTAATATCTGTTTATGAAGCCGGGATAAAAAAGGTTAAGCCCGTAAGCGATGAAGACACATTGAAAAGAAGGGGCAAGGTTAAATAA
- a CDS encoding sulfide-dependent adenosine diphosphate thiazole synthase yields MFEKVTEAQISRAIVGEFNKWFQDYIVSDVVIVGAGPSGLVAARGLASSGFKTLIIESNNYIGGGFWVGGYFMNTLTFRKPADEILDELKIPYKEVEAGLFISDGPNACSKLISAACDAGAKILNLTKFDDVVYRNKRVEGVVINWAAVAALPRQITCVDPIALESKLVIDATGHDAWVAKSLERRGMLKLRDFGPMDVATSEDLVVEKTGQIHPGLIVCGMAAATVYGLPRMGPTFAGMLFSGKKAAQEAAKILTGKENKVYSNSREEAAVA; encoded by the coding sequence ATGTTTGAGAAGGTGACCGAAGCGCAGATCAGCAGGGCCATCGTGGGAGAGTTCAACAAGTGGTTTCAGGATTACATCGTTTCGGATGTGGTTATCGTGGGAGCGGGGCCCAGCGGCCTTGTGGCGGCGAGAGGCCTGGCGTCATCCGGGTTTAAGACGCTGATAATTGAAAGCAACAATTACATAGGAGGGGGGTTCTGGGTCGGAGGATACTTTATGAATACCCTGACATTCAGAAAACCGGCAGATGAGATCTTGGATGAGTTGAAGATACCCTATAAAGAAGTTGAAGCAGGGTTATTCATATCTGACGGGCCAAATGCCTGCTCCAAACTGATCTCCGCGGCCTGCGATGCCGGGGCAAAGATCCTTAACCTGACCAAATTTGACGACGTGGTTTACAGGAATAAGCGCGTGGAAGGCGTGGTGATCAATTGGGCGGCGGTCGCGGCCCTGCCGCGGCAGATCACCTGCGTTGACCCTATAGCCCTTGAGTCAAAGCTGGTCATTGACGCCACAGGCCACGATGCCTGGGTAGCAAAGAGTTTGGAGAGAAGGGGGATGCTGAAACTGCGGGATTTCGGGCCGATGGATGTCGCCACTTCTGAAGATTTAGTGGTAGAGAAAACAGGCCAGATACATCCGGGCCTGATCGTCTGCGGTATGGCAGCAGCTACTGTTTATGGGCTGCCTCGCATGGGCCCGACCTTCGCGGGCATGCTCTTTTCCGGAAAGAAGGCAGCTCAGGAGGCAGCAAAAATTCTTACCGGCAAAGAAAATAAAGTGTATTCCAACTCAAGAGAGGAAGCGGCAGTAGCTTAA
- the def gene encoding peptide deformylase, producing the protein MEPLKIKKYPDSVLRNKSLDVKEITDKETRLFEEMFFTMRHFAGIGLAAPQIGILKRLIVVDIGEGPIRLADPVILNTKGSDKMEEGCLSIPGIGVIIDRPNEIIVSGLNESGMAVEFKAQGLLARVLQHEIDHLSGRLIIDYLGLLEKFKLRLHTRRRGRKYADL; encoded by the coding sequence ATGGAACCCTTAAAAATTAAGAAATACCCCGATAGCGTTTTACGGAACAAATCTCTGGATGTAAAAGAAATTACCGATAAAGAAACCAGGCTTTTTGAGGAGATGTTCTTTACTATGCGTCATTTTGCCGGTATTGGTTTAGCGGCCCCGCAAATCGGGATTTTAAAAAGATTGATAGTTGTGGATATAGGTGAAGGCCCGATAAGATTGGCCGACCCGGTAATCTTAAATACAAAAGGATCGGATAAAATGGAGGAGGGATGCCTGAGTATTCCCGGCATAGGTGTTATTATAGACAGGCCGAATGAAATTATTGTAAGCGGTTTGAATGAGTCAGGGATGGCAGTTGAATTCAAGGCGCAGGGGCTTTTGGCAAGGGTGCTCCAGCATGAGATAGATCACTTAAGCGGAAGATTAATCATAGATTATTTGGGCCTGTTAGAAAAGTTCAAATTAAGGCTGCATACAAGAAGGAGGGGCAGGAAATATGCCGATTTATGA
- a CDS encoding sulfide-dependent adenosine diphosphate thiazole synthase, producing the protein MKLDDIKISRAIIEAYFEKLKAALEVDVAVVGAGPAGLTCAYYLAKAGKKAAIFERKLSVGGGMWGGGIMFNEIVVQKDARAVLDEFGVRTKANRDGYYLADSIECVSTLCSKAVKAGAKIFNLISAEDVMVRQKRVRGLVLNWTAVEMAHLHVDPITMAAKFVVDATGHAAEVARIVERKSGIRLNTKTGKIMGEQSMWADKAEETIVKNSKEVCPGLYVCGMCANAVFGAPRMGPIFGGMLLSGRKVARDLLKRL; encoded by the coding sequence ATGAAGTTAGACGACATTAAGATATCGCGGGCGATCATAGAAGCGTATTTTGAGAAACTGAAGGCGGCCTTAGAGGTGGATGTGGCAGTTGTGGGGGCCGGGCCCGCGGGCCTGACCTGCGCTTATTATCTGGCCAAGGCCGGAAAGAAGGCGGCTATCTTTGAAAGAAAGCTGTCTGTCGGCGGCGGGATGTGGGGCGGCGGCATAATGTTCAATGAGATCGTGGTGCAGAAGGATGCCAGGGCGGTCCTTGATGAGTTCGGCGTAAGGACGAAGGCCAACAGGGATGGTTATTATCTGGCGGATTCCATTGAGTGCGTTTCTACCTTATGTTCAAAGGCGGTAAAGGCAGGGGCGAAGATATTTAACCTTATCAGCGCCGAAGACGTAATGGTCAGGCAGAAGCGCGTACGCGGCCTGGTCCTGAATTGGACAGCGGTTGAGATGGCCCATCTTCATGTTGACCCGATCACTATGGCGGCTAAATTTGTGGTAGACGCCACGGGCCACGCCGCCGAGGTGGCGCGTATCGTGGAGAGAAAATCCGGCATACGGCTGAATACGAAGACAGGAAAGATCATGGGCGAACAGTCAATGTGGGCGGATAAGGCGGAAGAAACCATTGTAAAGAATTCAAAAGAGGTCTGCCCGGGCCTCTATGTGTGCGGTATGTGCGCCAATGCCGTATTCGGAGCGCCCAGAATGGGGCCTATCTTCGGGGGCATGCTTTTGTCGGGCAGGAAGGTCGCCCGGGACCTGCTGAAAAGATTGTAA